From a single Brassica napus cultivar Da-Ae chromosome C9, Da-Ae, whole genome shotgun sequence genomic region:
- the LOC106395673 gene encoding protein FANTASTIC FOUR 1-like: MSVILGQAYDHLLKKQISQNADVGGWSFLQSLCEAKGIVRNREDQTKKTSYVHPTDQKLSVAKLSLEMCTESLGTESGSETGDEISLLALEATNIPMLPVKRTPREETYPKVRENSFPPPLKSVKGFNHSRMVKSYTEDGRLVVQAIRVCSPPRCFVSKRCEGRLRLCLSDNESEFEAHDEDEDNENGPEDDAEEEDEGKIGNNKFRRPRRRSNENGCEPKTMHDWQQQQFWVIT, from the coding sequence ATGTCTGTAATACTTGGCCAAGCTTACGACCATCTTCTCAAGAAGCAGATAAGCCAAAACGCTGACGTGGGTGGATGGAGTTTCCTGCAATCTCTCTGTGAAGCCAAAGGCATTGTCCGAAACAGAGAAGACCAAACAAAGAAAACGTCTTACGTCCACCCAACTGATCAGAAGCTGTCCGTAGCTAAACTGAGCCTCGAGATGTGCACAGAGAGTCTCGGTACCGAGAGTGGGAGTGAAACTGGAGACGAGATCTCGTTGCTTGCGCTGGAAGCAACCAATATACCAATGCTTCCTGTTAAGAGAACACCACGAGAAGAAACTTACCCTAAAGTACGTGAAAACAGTTTCCCCCCGCCGTTAAAATCCGTGAAAGGGTTTAACCATAGCCGCATGGTGAAATCTTATACAGAAGATGGTCGTCTTGTAGTTCAAGCAATTAGGGTTTGCTCACCGCCTCGTTGCTTTGTATCTAAACGTTGTGAAGGAAGGCTTCGTCTCTGTTTGTCAGATAATGAATCCGAATTTGAAGCTCATGACGAAGATGAAGACAACGAGAATGGACCagaagatgatgcagaggagGAGGACGAGGGTAAAATCGGAAATAACAAATTTAGAAGGCCAAGAAGGAGAAGCAATGAAAATGGATGCGAGCCTAAAACCATGCATGACTGGCAGCAGCAACAATTTTGGGTGATTACATGA
- the LOC111209892 gene encoding uncharacterized protein LOC111209892 — protein sequence MGDTMGHKHQLQKSVPVKNHNHLGSGGLRRPGAPPLRDLSYNTRQMQQNSWQMSKGEDQMPFFSGRASSGTGVFLPAMAWHPPTKKTEIREDDSKTKEKKSETVETPFDSLEKLLPEEWTY from the exons ATGGGAGATACTATGGGTCACAAGCATCAG TTGCAGAAGTCGGTTCCTGTCAAGAACCACAATCACCTCGGCAGCGGTGGATTACGTCGACCTGGTGCACCTCCTCTCAGAGATTTG AGCTATAATACAAGGCAAATGCAGCAAAACAGTTGGCAAATGAGTAAAGGAGAGGACCAAATGCCATTTTTCTCGGGTCGTGCATCTTCTGGCACTGGAGTATTTTTACCCGCCATGGCTTGGCATCCGCCAACCAAAAAAACag AAATTCGTGAAGATGATTCGAAgacgaaggagaagaagagcgAAACGGTGGAAACTCCCTTTGATTCGCTGGAGAAACTTCTCCCGGAGGAATGGACTTATTAA